Proteins encoded within one genomic window of Geotalea daltonii FRC-32:
- a CDS encoding FkbM family methyltransferase, which produces MPIKTLDLNYAAYERNFNYRMGFDTAYHTQNFIYSNLVNGVFVDPPMVQVLTQFLQPGDTFMDIGSHIGYYSLLARQVIGVSGRVFAFEPNPATFSVLVLNSLLNNLGNLHAFNCALADQPGIATLHINQSDEGLSSLHKPADSGLSPAEQKSVMVTAMTLDQLYDLYSFTRVQVVKIDVEGYEWQVIQGGARFFKECAPPFIVFEVNNMDDSRVSDDFVIRNHFHAMGYHAYLIRPWPANADSEEQFRDKAVLPLASNVRLNIGYGNILLSKHVL; this is translated from the coding sequence ATGCCTATTAAAACACTTGATCTTAACTATGCGGCTTACGAGCGGAATTTTAATTACAGAATGGGCTTTGACACTGCCTACCACACTCAAAACTTCATCTATAGCAATCTGGTTAATGGGGTCTTCGTCGATCCCCCCATGGTGCAGGTGTTGACCCAGTTCCTGCAGCCGGGAGATACTTTTATGGACATCGGGAGTCATATCGGCTACTACTCCCTGCTCGCCCGGCAAGTTATAGGTGTTTCCGGACGAGTGTTCGCCTTTGAGCCGAATCCAGCTACATTCAGCGTGCTTGTTCTCAACAGCCTGTTGAACAACCTTGGTAATCTACATGCCTTCAACTGTGCTTTAGCCGACCAGCCCGGTATTGCCACCCTTCATATCAACCAATCGGACGAGGGGTTGTCATCTCTCCACAAGCCGGCTGACAGCGGGCTTTCACCAGCAGAACAAAAGAGCGTAATGGTAACGGCCATGACTCTCGATCAGCTCTATGACCTTTATTCCTTTACCCGCGTACAGGTCGTAAAAATAGACGTTGAAGGCTACGAGTGGCAAGTGATTCAAGGTGGTGCCAGGTTTTTTAAAGAGTGTGCACCGCCGTTCATTGTCTTCGAAGTAAACAATATGGACGATTCTCGCGTCAGCGACGACTTTGTCATACGCAACCACTTCCATGCCATGGGCTACCACGCCTATTTGATACGTCCCTGGCCTGCTAATGCCGATAGCGAGGAACAGTTCAGGGATAAAGCGGTGTTGCCTCTGGCCAGCAATGTGAGACTGAATATCGGCTATGGCAATATTCTGCTCAGTAAGCATGTTCTATAG
- a CDS encoding YaiI/YqxD family protein — MKIWIDADACPRVIKEIVFRASGRLKIAVCLVANKSLAKHETRLVRCVVVGEGFDVADDYIADNAAPEDLVITADIPLAARIVAKGGVALDPRGEPYTEDNVGERLSMRDLMAELRAGGLLQGGPAQFSLTDRQRFASSLDRLLTRMVRGEKPL; from the coding sequence ATGAAAATATGGATCGATGCCGATGCCTGCCCGCGTGTCATCAAGGAGATCGTCTTCAGGGCGTCCGGGAGGTTGAAGATTGCTGTCTGCCTGGTGGCCAACAAGAGCCTGGCAAAGCATGAGACCCGCCTGGTCCGGTGTGTCGTGGTAGGGGAGGGCTTCGACGTTGCCGACGATTACATTGCCGACAATGCTGCTCCTGAAGACCTGGTAATTACGGCGGATATACCCCTTGCGGCCAGAATCGTCGCCAAAGGTGGCGTGGCCCTGGATCCACGGGGAGAGCCCTATACGGAAGACAATGTGGGGGAGCGGCTATCAATGCGCGACCTGATGGCGGAACTCCGTGCTGGAGGGCTCCTGCAGGGAGGTCCCGCCCAGTTCAGCCTGACCGATCGGCAACGATTCGCTTCGTCCTTGGATCGTCTGCTTACCCGGATGGTTCGAGGAGAGAAACCGTTGTGA
- a CDS encoding serine/threonine protein kinase, producing MTASPHPFHTLTPTFIMDAVESQGYRCDCRTLALNSYENRVYQVGIEDGEPIIAKFYRPGRWSDSQIIEEHTFCFELAEHELPVVAPYTNTGGESLFHYDGFRFALYPRQGGHAPEFDNLDNLLILGRLLGRIHRIGAIRSFQHRPALDSQSFGHASVAFLSNKFIPEEYRDSYTALTEQLLTSIDRTMVEVPFRAIRVHGDCHSGNILWRGGAPHFVDFDDSRMAPAVQDLWMMLSGERPRQTAQMAALIEGYNEFCDFNPAELRLIGALRALRMLHYSAWLARRWQDPIFPRTFPWFNTIRYWGEHILELREQLAALEEPPLELP from the coding sequence ATGACTGCAAGCCCACACCCGTTTCACACCCTCACCCCCACCTTCATAATGGACGCCGTCGAAAGCCAGGGCTATCGCTGCGATTGCCGCACCCTGGCCCTGAACAGCTACGAGAACCGTGTTTACCAGGTGGGGATCGAAGACGGCGAGCCCATAATTGCCAAGTTCTACCGCCCCGGCCGCTGGAGCGACAGCCAGATCATCGAAGAGCACACCTTCTGTTTCGAACTGGCCGAACATGAACTGCCGGTAGTCGCCCCATATACAAATACTGGCGGTGAAAGCCTCTTCCACTACGACGGCTTTCGCTTCGCCCTGTATCCGCGCCAGGGAGGCCATGCACCTGAGTTCGATAACCTGGACAACCTGCTTATCCTGGGACGGTTGCTGGGCAGAATCCATCGCATTGGCGCAATTCGCAGTTTTCAGCATCGGCCCGCCCTGGATAGCCAAAGCTTTGGGCATGCCAGTGTGGCTTTCCTCAGTAATAAATTCATTCCAGAAGAGTACCGTGACAGCTACACTGCCCTGACTGAGCAATTATTGACGTCCATCGATCGGACCATGGTAGAAGTGCCCTTCCGTGCCATCCGCGTCCATGGCGACTGCCACAGCGGCAATATCCTCTGGAGAGGCGGGGCGCCCCACTTTGTCGACTTCGACGACAGCCGGATGGCTCCGGCGGTGCAGGATCTGTGGATGATGCTCTCAGGCGAGCGGCCGCGCCAGACGGCCCAGATGGCGGCCCTTATCGAAGGATACAACGAGTTCTGCGACTTCAATCCGGCAGAGCTGCGGCTGATCGGCGCCCTGCGTGCTCTGCGCATGCTCCATTACAGCGCCTGGCTTGCGCGCCGCTGGCAAGACCCCATTTTCCCCCGCACCTTCCCATGGTTCAACACCATACGCTACTGGGGTGAGCACATTCTGGAGCTGCGCGAACAACTGGCGGCCCTTGAAGAACCGCCGCTGGAGTTGCCGTAA
- a CDS encoding mechanosensitive ion channel family protein produces MPDWLTDGNILFTLLLGATLFSYSLIIAAIIAGLLLYLLIFYFLHRAEKYGWIFSDRRMVDRLVAPARVMLPLLCVIIISPYLMFQVKINEFLQHLFEISLIASCTWLLMSLVLGLQDVILSRYDLMVHDNLKARVVHTQVNVLVKIVLVVFLILAFALALTTFEQIRRIGISILASAGIIGVIAGIGAQRSIAHIFAGIQIALSQPIRIDDVVIVEGEWGIIEEITLTYVVVRIWDLRHLVVPITYFLEKPFQNWTRATAQLLGTVLIYADYTVPVEELRAELKHILDKTPKWNGQAWALHVTDAKERSLELRALVSADNAGNLWELRCHVREKLVEFMTKKHPKSLPRFRADLGS; encoded by the coding sequence ATGCCTGATTGGTTGACCGATGGCAATATACTCTTCACGCTGCTTCTTGGTGCAACCCTTTTCTCCTATAGCCTGATAATTGCTGCAATCATAGCAGGTCTGCTCCTTTATCTCCTCATCTTCTATTTTCTTCACAGGGCGGAAAAGTACGGCTGGATCTTCTCCGATCGGCGGATGGTCGACCGGCTTGTTGCTCCAGCCCGTGTCATGCTGCCGTTGTTATGCGTCATCATCATATCTCCCTATCTGATGTTCCAGGTCAAAATAAATGAGTTTCTCCAGCATCTGTTCGAGATCTCACTGATCGCCTCCTGTACCTGGCTGCTCATGAGCCTGGTTCTGGGACTTCAGGATGTCATTCTCAGCAGGTATGATCTGATGGTGCATGACAACCTGAAGGCCCGAGTCGTTCATACCCAGGTGAACGTTCTAGTCAAGATTGTACTTGTTGTCTTTCTCATTCTGGCTTTTGCCTTGGCACTGACCACTTTCGAGCAGATCAGGCGCATTGGTATCAGCATCCTTGCCTCCGCGGGCATTATCGGTGTGATTGCCGGCATCGGGGCACAGAGATCCATAGCCCACATTTTCGCCGGAATCCAGATAGCGTTATCCCAGCCGATCCGGATAGACGATGTGGTCATTGTCGAGGGGGAATGGGGAATAATTGAAGAAATCACCCTTACCTATGTGGTGGTAAGGATCTGGGACTTGCGGCACCTGGTTGTGCCCATCACCTATTTTCTCGAAAAACCTTTTCAGAACTGGACGCGTGCCACCGCTCAATTGCTGGGAACTGTCCTGATTTATGCCGATTATACGGTACCGGTAGAAGAACTCCGGGCAGAGCTGAAACATATCCTCGACAAGACGCCGAAATGGAACGGACAAGCATGGGCGCTGCATGTAACCGATGCTAAAGAGCGCTCACTTGAACTGCGGGCTTTGGTCAGCGCCGACAACGCAGGAAACCTCTGGGAGCTGCGCTGCCATGTGCGCGAAAAGCTGGTTGAGTTCATGACGAAAAAACACCCGAAAAGTCTGCCTCGTTTCAGGGCAGACTTGGGGAGCTAG
- a CDS encoding entericidin A/B family lipoprotein codes for MAQKIMGTVVIILTCVWALTGCHTVQGAGEDIKSGGRALERATGD; via the coding sequence ATGGCACAGAAAATCATGGGAACTGTTGTCATAATCCTTACGTGCGTGTGGGCACTGACCGGCTGTCATACCGTTCAAGGGGCTGGAGAGGATATCAAGAGTGGTGGAAGAGCACTTGAGAGGGCCACGGGAGACTGA
- a CDS encoding thermonuclease family protein, protein MRHFLKKVCLCLLAICAASPAPAKEPVLEGIVSDVFSGDTVAVTIPSGEKIKIHLYGIDSPKKEKRDAQTGMLKRPGQLFGEEAFQALKGKLQNQKVKVEIIGNEGRSEKQMGIIRLDKRNIGLEMVREGLAWAHQSRSKGILATEYGKAEEQARGERRGLWKQDNPQPPWEFIKLWKMKEALLIGSLQPGKRYESPSAAAAA, encoded by the coding sequence ATGCGACATTTTTTGAAAAAGGTCTGCCTCTGTTTACTGGCAATCTGTGCTGCTTCCCCTGCCCCGGCAAAAGAGCCAGTGCTGGAAGGTATTGTCTCCGATGTCTTTAGCGGCGACACCGTTGCGGTCACTATTCCCTCCGGCGAAAAGATAAAGATTCACCTTTACGGGATTGATTCTCCTAAAAAGGAGAAAAGAGATGCGCAAACGGGAATGTTGAAGAGACCGGGACAACTTTTCGGGGAAGAAGCATTTCAGGCTCTAAAGGGCAAACTGCAAAACCAAAAGGTAAAGGTCGAGATAATCGGAAATGAAGGTCGTTCAGAAAAACAGATGGGAATAATACGGCTGGACAAGCGAAATATCGGGCTGGAAATGGTACGGGAAGGTTTGGCCTGGGCTCATCAGTCCCGTTCAAAGGGAATTCTGGCTACTGAGTACGGGAAAGCCGAAGAACAGGCCAGGGGAGAGCGCCGCGGACTATGGAAACAGGATAATCCCCAACCTCCCTGGGAGTTCATAAAGCTGTGGAAGATGAAGGAAGCGCTGCTTATTGGCTCTCTGCAACCAGGCAAGAGGTATGAAAGTCCATCCGCCGCTGCTGCCGCCTAG
- the mutS gene encoding DNA mismatch repair protein MutS codes for MSQITPMMRQYLEIKADYPDAVLFFRLGDFYEMFLDDAVKASRILDITLTSRNKNSDGADVPLCGIPYHSAGPYITKLIEAGEKVAICEQVEDPKSAKGIVRREVVKVITPGLVVDGSSLSPKDNNYLLSIHNDDGNRWGLSYLDLSTGEFRLTELDSLDAVVAEIACVGPREILLPSFFRDNGKMKELARATAGLVVTHVEDWVYDHEYCRRLLAGHFAGASPSSLGCDGLVSGLYAVGAVLHYLQETQKGKAAHVTSIKAYTNAEHLLLDEATRRNLELTATLAEGKRKGSLLGLMDRTTTAMGGRKIKQWINYPLVTNRGITDRQDAVEALLQDAGSRAEIAALLNGVYDLERLNGRISLASAGAKDLVAMKDSLARIPAIKEVLVAFSSNLLAGLNEGLNPLPELIELIERGIVENPPFVLREGGIIADGYNAELDELRAISREGKGFIARLEAQEKKRTGISSLKIRYNKVFGYYIEVTRTNLDSIPADYIRKQTLANAERYITPELKEYEDKVLGAEDRIRDLEFSLFQEIREAAAGHGNLIARTADCLATVDVLVSLAELAHENNYCRPKVDDGTNLAIVDGRHPVIEALNQGERFVPNDTLLDNDENQIIVITGPNMAGKSTFMRQVALIVLMAHMGSFVPATEARIGMVDRIFTRVGASDNLARGQSTFMVEMMEAANILRNATPKSLVILDEIGRGTSTFDGVSIAWAVAEYLHDNGEHAAKTLFATHYHELTELSVTRRRIKNFNIAVKEWNEQIIFLRKIVPGGASHSYGIQVARLAGLPLEVIERAKEILVNLEKGEYAEEGIPRIAREKKATVPTSQLSLFQNTEDLLRKRLLSIDVATLTPLEALNLLDELKRMA; via the coding sequence ATGTCTCAAATCACCCCCATGATGCGGCAGTATCTGGAAATAAAGGCCGACTACCCCGACGCGGTCCTTTTTTTTCGCCTTGGCGACTTCTACGAGATGTTTCTGGACGATGCCGTCAAGGCATCGCGTATTCTGGACATCACCCTGACCTCCCGCAACAAGAACTCCGATGGCGCCGACGTCCCCCTGTGCGGCATTCCCTATCATTCAGCCGGTCCATACATAACGAAACTCATCGAAGCTGGCGAAAAGGTAGCCATTTGCGAGCAGGTTGAGGACCCCAAGAGCGCCAAGGGGATCGTCCGCCGCGAAGTGGTGAAGGTGATAACACCCGGTCTGGTTGTGGATGGTTCCAGCTTGTCCCCCAAGGACAACAATTACCTCTTGTCCATCCACAACGATGACGGCAACCGCTGGGGGCTTTCTTACCTGGATCTCTCCACCGGAGAATTCCGACTCACCGAACTGGATAGCCTTGATGCAGTCGTTGCCGAGATTGCCTGCGTCGGCCCCAGGGAGATCCTGCTGCCGTCATTTTTTCGCGATAACGGCAAAATGAAGGAACTGGCCCGTGCCACTGCTGGTCTGGTAGTTACCCACGTGGAAGACTGGGTGTATGACCATGAATATTGTCGGCGGCTTCTGGCCGGTCATTTCGCCGGTGCCTCACCGTCGTCCCTGGGATGTGACGGCCTGGTGAGCGGTCTGTATGCAGTGGGTGCGGTCCTCCATTACCTTCAGGAAACCCAGAAAGGAAAAGCGGCCCATGTCACTTCAATCAAGGCCTATACCAACGCCGAGCATCTGCTCCTGGACGAGGCTACCCGAAGAAACCTGGAGTTGACTGCCACCCTTGCCGAAGGAAAACGCAAGGGTTCTTTGCTCGGGCTCATGGACAGGACAACGACGGCCATGGGGGGGAGAAAGATAAAGCAGTGGATTAATTATCCATTAGTAACTAATCGAGGTATAACGGATCGGCAGGATGCGGTTGAGGCTTTGCTGCAAGACGCTGGCTCCCGTGCCGAGATTGCCGCCCTTTTAAATGGCGTCTATGATCTTGAAAGGTTGAACGGGCGGATAAGCCTGGCCAGTGCCGGGGCCAAGGATCTGGTAGCCATGAAGGATTCACTGGCTAGAATTCCTGCAATCAAGGAGGTGCTTGTCGCATTTTCTTCCAATCTGCTGGCAGGGCTGAACGAGGGCCTGAATCCATTGCCTGAGCTGATAGAGCTGATCGAGCGGGGTATCGTCGAAAACCCTCCCTTCGTACTGCGTGAGGGAGGTATCATCGCCGACGGTTACAACGCCGAACTGGATGAGCTGAGGGCCATCAGTCGTGAAGGGAAGGGCTTTATCGCCAGACTTGAGGCCCAGGAAAAAAAGCGCACCGGCATCAGTTCCCTGAAAATACGCTACAACAAGGTCTTTGGTTATTACATCGAGGTCACCAGGACCAACCTTGATTCCATTCCTGCCGATTACATCCGCAAGCAGACCCTTGCCAATGCGGAGCGGTATATAACGCCCGAGTTGAAAGAGTATGAAGACAAGGTCCTGGGGGCGGAAGACCGGATCCGTGATCTTGAATTTTCCCTCTTTCAGGAGATCAGGGAGGCTGCGGCCGGTCATGGGAACCTCATCGCCCGTACCGCCGATTGCCTGGCAACGGTGGACGTGCTTGTATCCCTGGCAGAGCTGGCCCATGAGAACAACTACTGCCGGCCAAAGGTGGATGACGGTACCAACCTGGCCATCGTTGATGGGCGGCACCCGGTCATAGAGGCCCTTAACCAGGGAGAGCGTTTCGTCCCCAACGACACACTGCTGGACAATGACGAAAACCAGATCATCGTCATCACCGGACCCAACATGGCAGGCAAATCCACCTTCATGCGTCAGGTGGCCCTGATCGTCCTCATGGCCCACATGGGAAGCTTCGTGCCTGCGACAGAAGCACGAATAGGAATGGTTGACCGCATTTTTACCAGGGTCGGCGCTTCAGACAACCTGGCCCGCGGCCAGTCCACGTTCATGGTGGAAATGATGGAGGCGGCCAATATTCTGCGTAACGCCACGCCGAAAAGCCTGGTGATACTTGACGAGATCGGCCGTGGTACTTCCACCTTCGACGGGGTTTCCATAGCCTGGGCCGTGGCCGAATATCTTCACGATAATGGAGAGCATGCGGCAAAGACCCTCTTTGCCACCCATTACCATGAGTTGACCGAACTGTCGGTGACACGGAGGCGGATCAAAAACTTCAATATTGCGGTAAAGGAGTGGAACGAGCAGATCATCTTCCTGCGCAAGATCGTACCTGGTGGCGCTTCCCATTCATACGGCATTCAGGTGGCGAGACTGGCGGGGCTTCCCCTGGAAGTTATTGAGCGGGCAAAGGAGATACTGGTCAATCTCGAAAAAGGGGAGTATGCCGAAGAAGGTATTCCTCGTATTGCCCGGGAGAAAAAGGCCACTGTACCTACTTCCCAGCTTTCACTGTTTCAAAACACCGAAGACCTGCTGCGCAAGAGGTTGCTATCTATTGATGTGGCGACACTGACTCCTCTTGAAGCGCTTAACCTGCTGGACGAACTTAAAAGGATGGCATGA
- a CDS encoding N-acetylmuramoyl-L-alanine amidase — protein MRRILIFSWITIVAVFFFSTIPSRAEEGTTAKTAKHAKKASKKVNAKLKEKQKEKKKSGKKDSGKKKGSGKKKTKQETAAHKPVVTKAEEPEPAAVVTEIRHWSNPDYTRIAVTLDREARFEYHKIPATGDAGAPRVYIDITDARLDPGVKDHPIGDGLLKTARVAQYKADVVRVVLDLDSIKDYKIFTFSNPFRIIIDVKGDRKPEISAIKETIQEAPPMAEAAKVSAVEEKNLPAKKGKPGKIRRIVVDPGHGGHDPGAVGAGGTREKDVVLQIGLKLAQKLKEELGLDVVMTRSTDVFIELQERTAIANKVGADLFVSVHANASLNRNASGMETYYLNLAKTEKAAQLAAKENGTSLEKVSLLQAVLFDLMANYKLNDSAHLADEVQKAAYGKANGLFPMKNLGVKQGPFYVLVGATMPSILVEAAFLSNEREEERLKDARYQETVAEGIMAGIKGYISSLK, from the coding sequence ATGCGAAGGATTCTGATTTTTTCCTGGATAACGATAGTTGCAGTTTTCTTCTTTTCCACAATACCTTCACGGGCAGAAGAGGGTACCACCGCCAAAACGGCTAAGCATGCCAAAAAAGCCAGCAAAAAAGTGAATGCAAAGCTGAAAGAAAAGCAGAAAGAAAAGAAAAAGTCAGGCAAGAAGGACTCTGGCAAGAAGAAAGGCTCTGGCAAGAAGAAGACCAAACAGGAGACTGCCGCACACAAGCCTGTCGTTACCAAGGCTGAAGAGCCGGAACCGGCTGCAGTGGTCACTGAAATCCGCCACTGGTCCAATCCTGACTATACCCGTATTGCCGTCACCCTCGATCGGGAAGCCAGATTTGAGTATCACAAGATTCCCGCCACCGGTGACGCGGGCGCACCGCGGGTTTACATCGACATCACGGATGCCCGTCTGGACCCCGGCGTCAAGGATCACCCCATCGGAGACGGACTGCTGAAGACAGCTCGCGTTGCCCAGTACAAAGCCGATGTGGTCCGGGTAGTTCTGGATCTGGACAGCATCAAGGACTACAAGATCTTCACCTTTTCCAATCCTTTTCGCATTATTATCGATGTTAAGGGTGATCGCAAACCGGAAATCTCGGCCATAAAAGAGACCATTCAGGAAGCGCCTCCCATGGCCGAGGCAGCGAAGGTTTCGGCTGTGGAAGAAAAAAATCTTCCGGCAAAGAAGGGGAAACCGGGCAAAATCCGCAGGATCGTGGTCGATCCCGGACACGGCGGCCATGACCCGGGTGCTGTCGGTGCCGGTGGTACCAGGGAAAAGGACGTCGTGCTGCAGATCGGGCTGAAGCTCGCCCAAAAGTTGAAGGAGGAGCTTGGACTTGACGTTGTCATGACCCGTTCCACCGATGTTTTCATCGAGCTGCAGGAGCGCACCGCCATCGCCAACAAGGTCGGAGCCGACCTCTTCGTTTCGGTGCATGCCAATGCCTCCTTGAATCGAAATGCAAGTGGCATGGAAACTTACTATTTAAACCTGGCCAAGACAGAAAAGGCTGCCCAGCTTGCAGCCAAGGAAAACGGCACCTCACTTGAAAAAGTAAGCCTGCTTCAAGCTGTGCTCTTCGACCTGATGGCCAACTATAAACTGAACGATTCGGCTCACCTTGCAGACGAGGTGCAGAAGGCTGCCTATGGGAAAGCCAACGGCTTGTTCCCCATGAAGAATCTGGGGGTAAAGCAAGGTCCCTTTTATGTTCTGGTGGGGGCAACGATGCCGAGCATCTTGGTGGAGGCCGCTTTCCTCAGCAACGAGCGGGAAGAGGAACGCCTGAAGGATGCACGCTATCAGGAAACAGTGGCCGAAGGAATAATGGCAGGAATCAAAGGCTACATCTCAAGCCTCAAATAA